A stretch of Paenibacillus sp. URB8-2 DNA encodes these proteins:
- a CDS encoding zf-HC2 domain-containing protein: MECKLAVSMMHDYLDDDLPEQQQRDLKEHLLSCSECRAKFKELEQTDMLLFSLMHQSPVTSDELVGRIMGALPPSKKERRYITWIKRHPALTAASVFLLVMLMSSVTLWKQDGQLIVKGSDLDQVVIQGNTVIVPSGKSVSGDLTVENGKTQVYGEVNGNVTVIDGSLYQASTAHISGQVKSIDQALSWIWYKVTNMFSDVAYR; this comes from the coding sequence ATGGAATGCAAACTGGCCGTCTCTATGATGCATGATTATTTGGATGACGACTTGCCCGAGCAGCAGCAGCGGGACTTGAAGGAGCATCTTCTATCCTGTTCGGAATGCCGAGCAAAATTTAAGGAATTGGAACAAACGGATATGCTGCTGTTTTCACTTATGCACCAGAGTCCTGTGACTTCGGATGAGCTTGTGGGACGCATTATGGGCGCGCTGCCGCCTTCCAAGAAGGAAAGAAGGTATATTACCTGGATTAAGAGACATCCCGCGCTTACGGCGGCTTCGGTGTTTCTGCTCGTTATGCTGATGAGCTCCGTAACCTTGTGGAAACAGGACGGGCAGCTTATCGTGAAAGGCTCTGATCTCGATCAGGTGGTGATCCAAGGGAATACCGTCATCGTTCCTTCCGGCAAGAGCGTTTCCGGAGATCTTACGGTAGAGAACGGCAAGACACAAGTGTACGGGGAAGTGAACGGGAATGTGACCGTCATCGACGGTTCGTTGTACCAGGCATCGACCGCCCACATTTCAGGGCAAGTCAAAAGCATAGACCAGGCATTAAGCTGGATCTGGTATAAAGTCACCAATATGTTCTCCGATGTCGCTTATCGCTAA
- the sigW gene encoding RNA polymerase sigma factor SigW, whose product MENLEGRLTKLALKGDQRAFAELVELYKDKIYHLGYRMLNNRHEAEDIVQETFLRVYRNLERYDDNQKFSTWIYRIATNLSIDRLRKRRPTYSLDAELGDQEGTDGYSLIPSDNVTPESELLLSETQRTIYEAIDELPVKYRSVMILRYLQDLSLQEIGDVLDMPVTTIKTRVHRGREFLRKKLGPRL is encoded by the coding sequence GTGGAGAATTTGGAAGGCAGATTGACAAAGCTCGCCCTGAAGGGTGACCAAAGAGCGTTTGCCGAGCTCGTCGAATTATATAAGGATAAAATCTATCATCTGGGCTACCGGATGCTAAATAATCGCCATGAGGCGGAAGATATTGTTCAGGAGACATTTTTGCGGGTTTATCGAAATCTGGAACGCTATGATGACAATCAGAAATTCTCGACATGGATTTACCGGATTGCAACGAACCTTAGCATTGACCGTCTGCGCAAGCGCAGGCCGACCTATTCACTGGACGCTGAGCTTGGCGATCAGGAGGGAACCGACGGTTATTCTCTTATCCCGAGCGATAACGTGACTCCTGAAAGCGAGCTTCTTCTATCCGAAACGCAGAGAACGATTTACGAGGCGATTGACGAACTGCCGGTCAAATACCGGTCGGTTATGATCCTCAGGTATCTGCAGGATTTGTCGCTTCAGGAAATCGGCGATGTGCTGGATATGCCCGTTACAACGATTAAGACCCGGGTACACCGCGGCCGGGAATTTTTGCGCAAAAAATTGGGCCCGAGATTATAA
- the ppc gene encoding phosphoenolpyruvate carboxylase, whose protein sequence is MTELTTTAGKVNSNNLLRRDVRFLGNILGEVLVHQGGNELLDIVEKIRETSKSLRSVFLPELHSEFKELINSLDPENRHQVIRAFAIYFQLVNIAEQNHRIRRKRDYERSAGETVQPGSIESAIQELRERDFSPKEVWEIINGLSLELVMTAHPTEAMRRAILDIHKRIADDVTGLDNPTLTFREREQLREKLLNEVITLWQTDELRDRKPTVLDEVRNGMYYFHETIFHVLPEVYQELERCLSKYYPGQNWHVPTYLRFGSWIGGDRDGNPSVTSSVTIQTLRIQRIMAIREYQQIMRQLIQYLSFSTSIVNVTPELLESIEKDREVVHLERVDAWRNDNEPYRIKLSYMISKTQNVLDDKKKGTPERYSSPEELINDLNVIDRSLRHHYADYVADTYIKKLIRQVELFGFHTATLDIRQHSQEHENAMTEILAKMDITPDYSKLSEQEKIELLEKLLNDPRPLTSPYQDYSEATEECLEVYRTVHAAQAEYGKQCITSYLISMAEAASDILEVMVFAKEVGLFRRDKDGTVVCTLQAVPLFETIDDLHEAPEIMRTIFNLPIYRQAVSAMSDLQEIMLGYSDSNKDGGVVTANWELRVALKELTAMADSFGVKLKFFHGRGGALGRGGMPLNRSILAQPASTIGGGIKITEQGEVISSRYKMKGIAYRSLEQATSALVIAAINGRTPHSDLYENKWEDICREISEVSLNKYQDLIFRDPDFLNFFKESTPLPEIGELNIGSRPSKRKNSDRFEDLRAIPWVFAWTQSRYLLPAWYAAGTGLQSFYDNKEENLKILQHMYEHFSFFTSLVDTLQMALSKADLIIAKEYSEMSKNEEARKRIYGQIEEEFRLTSDLILKITGQQDILDNVPVIQESIRLRNPYVDPLSYLQVQLLTELRALRDTEQDDADLLREVLLTINGIAAGLRNTG, encoded by the coding sequence ATGACCGAACTTACGACTACCGCTGGCAAAGTCAATTCCAACAACCTGCTGCGGCGAGACGTACGGTTCCTGGGAAACATTTTGGGCGAGGTCTTGGTACATCAAGGCGGCAATGAATTGCTGGATATCGTGGAGAAAATTCGTGAGACCAGTAAATCGTTGCGCTCAGTGTTTTTGCCTGAACTGCACAGCGAATTTAAGGAATTAATCAATTCCCTGGATCCGGAGAACCGGCATCAGGTAATCCGGGCATTCGCCATTTATTTTCAATTGGTGAATATAGCCGAACAAAATCATCGGATTCGCCGGAAAAGAGACTATGAGCGCTCTGCGGGGGAAACCGTACAGCCAGGTTCTATAGAGAGCGCAATTCAGGAGTTGCGGGAACGAGACTTCTCTCCTAAGGAAGTGTGGGAGATTATTAATGGCCTGTCACTGGAGCTGGTCATGACCGCCCACCCGACAGAAGCGATGCGCCGTGCCATTCTCGACATCCACAAGCGAATCGCAGACGATGTTACGGGGCTGGACAATCCGACCTTGACTTTCAGGGAACGCGAGCAGCTGCGCGAGAAGCTCTTGAACGAGGTTATCACCTTATGGCAGACCGATGAACTGCGTGACCGCAAACCTACGGTGCTTGATGAAGTGCGCAACGGAATGTATTACTTTCATGAGACGATTTTCCATGTGCTGCCGGAAGTTTATCAGGAGCTTGAACGGTGCCTTAGCAAGTACTATCCGGGACAAAATTGGCATGTGCCGACTTACCTGCGATTCGGTTCCTGGATCGGCGGCGACCGCGACGGCAATCCTTCGGTTACGTCTTCGGTTACCATTCAGACGCTGCGAATTCAGCGCATAATGGCTATTCGGGAATACCAGCAGATCATGCGTCAGCTGATACAATATCTGAGCTTTAGCACCAGCATCGTTAACGTGACGCCGGAGCTGCTGGAATCCATCGAGAAAGACCGGGAGGTTGTTCATTTGGAGCGCGTCGATGCTTGGCGCAACGATAACGAACCTTACCGGATCAAACTCAGTTACATGATTTCGAAGACGCAGAACGTGCTGGACGATAAGAAAAAAGGAACACCTGAGCGCTACTCTTCCCCGGAAGAGCTCATAAACGATTTGAACGTCATCGACCGCAGCTTGCGGCATCACTATGCCGATTATGTGGCCGACACTTATATTAAGAAATTGATCCGCCAGGTAGAGTTGTTTGGCTTCCATACGGCGACACTCGATATCCGCCAGCACAGCCAGGAGCATGAGAACGCCATGACGGAGATTTTGGCCAAAATGGATATCACGCCGGATTACTCCAAACTGTCGGAGCAGGAAAAGATCGAGCTTCTGGAGAAGCTGCTCAATGATCCGCGGCCGCTGACCTCTCCTTACCAGGATTACAGCGAAGCGACGGAAGAATGTCTGGAAGTGTATCGGACTGTGCACGCAGCCCAGGCGGAGTATGGCAAGCAGTGTATCACTAGCTACCTGATCAGTATGGCTGAAGCGGCAAGCGATATTCTGGAGGTTATGGTATTCGCCAAGGAAGTGGGACTGTTCCGCCGGGACAAAGATGGCACCGTCGTCTGTACACTGCAGGCGGTTCCGCTGTTCGAAACCATCGATGATCTTCATGAGGCGCCGGAAATCATGCGCACGATTTTCAATCTGCCAATCTATCGTCAGGCGGTCTCCGCAATGAGCGATCTGCAGGAAATCATGCTTGGTTATTCGGACAGCAACAAAGACGGCGGCGTTGTGACCGCCAACTGGGAACTGCGCGTGGCGCTGAAGGAGCTTACGGCCATGGCCGACTCGTTCGGTGTCAAGCTGAAGTTCTTCCACGGCCGGGGCGGAGCGCTTGGCCGGGGCGGAATGCCGCTGAACCGCAGTATTCTGGCTCAGCCGGCTTCCACAATCGGAGGCGGAATCAAGATTACCGAGCAGGGCGAGGTTATATCATCGCGCTATAAGATGAAGGGAATCGCCTACCGCAGCCTGGAGCAGGCAACTTCCGCACTCGTGATTGCGGCTATAAACGGAAGAACGCCGCACAGCGATCTTTATGAGAATAAATGGGAAGACATTTGCAGAGAGATTTCCGAGGTTTCGCTGAACAAGTATCAGGACCTGATCTTCCGCGATCCGGATTTCTTGAACTTCTTTAAAGAGTCGACGCCGCTTCCGGAAATCGGCGAGCTCAATATCGGCTCCCGTCCATCCAAACGGAAGAACAGCGACCGGTTCGAGGATTTGCGGGCGATACCATGGGTATTTGCCTGGACCCAAAGCCGTTATCTGCTGCCGGCCTGGTATGCGGCAGGAACCGGGCTGCAAAGCTTCTATGACAACAAGGAAGAGAATCTGAAGATTCTTCAGCATATGTACGAGCACTTCTCCTTCTTCACGAGTCTGGTCGATACGCTGCAAATGGCGCTTTCCAAAGCGGATTTGATTATCGCGAAGGAATACTCGGAGATGAGCAAGAACGAGGAGGCGCGCAAACGGATCTACGGACAGATTGAGGAAGAATTCCGTTTGACCTCGGATCTGATTTTGAAGATAACCGGCCAACAGGACATTTTGGACAATGTGCCGGTCATTCAAGAATCGATCCGGCTGCGCAATCCATACGTCGATCCGCTCAGCTACTTGCAAGTCCAGCTGTTAACCGAGCTTAGAGCGCTGCGGGACACGGAGCAGGACGATGCCGACCTGCTGCGCGAAGTGCTCCTTACGATCAACGGAATTGCCGCCGGTCTTCGCAATACCGGCTGA